Proteins encoded within one genomic window of Humulus lupulus chromosome 1, drHumLupu1.1, whole genome shotgun sequence:
- the LOC133796702 gene encoding uncharacterized protein LOC133796702 isoform X2, which yields MLPTVSKGRSSSSASTSRSNPMFIQYLRRIIKWQQMDIEYTFWQMLHLCTSPKVVYQHTKYHKQTKNQWARDDPAFVVICSLLLAVATMAYCAAYDHSVGHAFFVVISVLIFHFLLTGILLATFCWLYAFDVHCNSFFPMFVMAYVIHYFLSPLLVAHGFIPVLLSNLLFMVATSYYHYLNFLGYDVLPFLERTTFFLYPIGLVIVLTPIFILSGFNPSRYFMNMYFSHRV from the exons ATGTTGCCAACGGTTTCAAAAGGACGCTCGTCGTCTTCGGCCTCTACATCTCGAAGTAACCCAATGTTCATTCAATATCTTAGACGAATAATCAAG TGGCAACAAATGGATATTGAATATACATTTTGGCAAATGCTTCATCTATGTACATCACCAAAAGTTGT TTATCAGCACACCAAGTATCACAAAC AAACTAAGAATCAATGGGCACGTGACGACCCTGCTTTTGTTGTGATCTGCAGCCTTCTACTGGCAGTTGCAACTATGGCATATTGTGCTGC GTACGACCATAGTGTTGGGCATGCTTTTTTTGTAGTTATTTCAGTGTTGATTTTCCATTTTTTATTAACCGGGATActtctggccactttttgttg GCTGTATGCATTTGATGTGCACTGCAACTCTTTCTTCCCGATGTTTGTAATGGCTTATG TGATCCATTATTTTCTATCACCTCTTTTGGTTGCTCACGGTTTCATCCCAGTGCTACTGTCAAATTTACTATTCATGGTGGCTACTTCTTACTACCATTATCTCAACTTCTTAGGCTATGATG TTCTTCCCTTTCTGGAGAGGACCACTTTTTTCCTATACCCAATTGGCCTTGTCATCGTCCTTACTCCAATCT TTATTTTGAGTGGCTTCAATCCGTCTAGATATTTTATGAACATGTACTTCAGTCACCGCGTATGA
- the LOC133796702 gene encoding uncharacterized protein LOC133796702 isoform X1, whose protein sequence is MLPTVSKGRSSSSASTSRSNPMFIQYLRRIIKWQQMDIEYTFWQMLHLCTSPKVVYQHTKYHKQTKNQWARDDPAFVVICSLLLAVATMAYCAAYDHSVGHAFFVVISVLIFHFLLTGILLATFCWFITNSYLREEAPNSHVVEQRVEWLYAFDVHCNSFFPMFVMAYVIHYFLSPLLVAHGFIPVLLSNLLFMVATSYYHYLNFLGYDVLPFLERTTFFLYPIGLVIVLTPIFILSGFNPSRYFMNMYFSHRV, encoded by the exons ATGTTGCCAACGGTTTCAAAAGGACGCTCGTCGTCTTCGGCCTCTACATCTCGAAGTAACCCAATGTTCATTCAATATCTTAGACGAATAATCAAG TGGCAACAAATGGATATTGAATATACATTTTGGCAAATGCTTCATCTATGTACATCACCAAAAGTTGT TTATCAGCACACCAAGTATCACAAAC AAACTAAGAATCAATGGGCACGTGACGACCCTGCTTTTGTTGTGATCTGCAGCCTTCTACTGGCAGTTGCAACTATGGCATATTGTGCTGC GTACGACCATAGTGTTGGGCATGCTTTTTTTGTAGTTATTTCAGTGTTGATTTTCCATTTTTTATTAACCGGGATActtctggccactttttgttg GTTTATCACTAATTCTTACCTTCGGGAAGAAGCTCCAAATAGTCATGTTGTAGAGCAACGGGTTGAATG GCTGTATGCATTTGATGTGCACTGCAACTCTTTCTTCCCGATGTTTGTAATGGCTTATG TGATCCATTATTTTCTATCACCTCTTTTGGTTGCTCACGGTTTCATCCCAGTGCTACTGTCAAATTTACTATTCATGGTGGCTACTTCTTACTACCATTATCTCAACTTCTTAGGCTATGATG TTCTTCCCTTTCTGGAGAGGACCACTTTTTTCCTATACCCAATTGGCCTTGTCATCGTCCTTACTCCAATCT TTATTTTGAGTGGCTTCAATCCGTCTAGATATTTTATGAACATGTACTTCAGTCACCGCGTATGA